DNA from Algisphaera agarilytica:
GAATGCCCCGCCTCCGAACAAGACGCGGTGTCGAAGGTCGTCGTCGACGCGATGGAGTCGGCGATGCAGCTCAAAGTTCCTCTCAAAGTCGAACCCGGCATCGGCACGGATTGGTTTGAGGCGAAATGAGTAATTAGGCTATAAGTTCAATCCAGAATTTTTTTGGCCCGACCAATATTTTCTGGCAAAACCCCGAGGCTCGAATCACATCGCACAAAACTCGATTAATGACCTTTGAATTGTGCTTCCGAAAGGTCATCTAAGATCGCATACCTTTCGATATCTGAGTGCACAAAGAGCCATGTCGTTATCTCTGCTCCACGCGGCACTTCTGTGCGTATCTTCCGAGTGCGAACGGATAGCAGAGGAGTCATCCAGTCATGATTAAAGTCACTGATCTGAAACGCGTGATTCATTTCTGCAATCATGCGTTCAAGCCCGTACAGTTCGCGCCAAGTCGATGTAACTACCAGTTTGGCTTGAGCAAACTGGACCAACTCTTTGACAAGTTCAATCTTCTCAGAATTGAAACGAAATGATTTTGGACTGGGCGGCCCATCGGACAGGCGAATCACTCCATCAAAATCTAAAAAGACAATCTTCAAGCTCGT
Protein-coding regions in this window:
- a CDS encoding HAD domain-containing protein, translated to MKIVFLDFDGVIRLSDGPPSPKSFRFNSEKIELVKELVQFAQAKLVVTSTWRELYGLERMIAEMNHAFQISDFNHDWMTPLLSVRTRKIRTEVPRGAEITTWLFVHSDIERYAILDDLSEAQFKGH